The Papilio machaon chromosome 3, ilPapMach1.1, whole genome shotgun sequence genome window below encodes:
- the LOC106719614 gene encoding ribosomal RNA small subunit methyltransferase NEP1, whose protein sequence is MGKKRKLAADKDDFEYDPIPKHLVTSHIKKQEKRLIVILENAQLETVKNGNSFELLNCDDHAGILRRNDRDPGSCRPDITHQSLLMLMDSPLNRAGLLQVYIHTEKNVLIEINPQTRIPRTFKRFAGLMVQLLHKFAIRASDGPMKLLKVIKNPITSHLPVGVRKITMSFSSKMVQTCRDLVPKEEPIVLIIGAMAHGKVEVDYSEDVISISNYPLSAALTCAKLCTAFEEVWGVV, encoded by the exons ATGGGGAAGAAAAGGAAGTTGGCAGCCGATAAAGATGACTTTGAGTATGATCCTATACCTAAACATTTAGTGACATCACATATAAAGAAGCAGGAAAAGcgtttaattgtaatattagagAATGCTCAGCTTGAAACTGTTAAG aatgGTAACAGTTTTGAGCTTCTGAACTGTGATGATCATGCTGGTATATTGCGTAGAAACGACAGAGATCCTGGGTCATGCCGGCCAGACATCACTCATCAGTCATTATTGATGTTGATGGACTCGCCTTTAAACAGAGCTGGTCTATTGCAAGTTTATATTCACacagaaaaaaatgtactgaTTGAAATCAATCCACAGACTAGGATACCAAGGACTTTTAAAAGATTTGCCGGATTAATGG ttcAACTTCTTCATAAATTTGCAATAAGAGCATCTGATGGAcctatgaaattattaaaagttataaagaaTCCTATAACATCACACTTACCTGTAGGggtaagaaaaataacaatgtcaTTTAGCTCCAAAATGGTACAAACGTGTAGAGATTTAGTACCAAAAGAGGAGCCAATAGTACTTATAATTGGTGCCATGGCACATGGCAAAGTGGAAGTAGATTATTCTGAAGATGTTATATCAATAAGTAATTATCCATTATCAGCTGCCTTAACATGTGCAAAACTGTGTACAGCATTTGAGGAAGTTTGGGGAGTTGTGTAA